A single window of Theropithecus gelada isolate Dixy chromosome 9, Tgel_1.0, whole genome shotgun sequence DNA harbors:
- the HELLS gene encoding lymphoid-specific helicase isoform X8 → MQAKRSQEILSVAKKNKKENEDENSSTNLCVENLQKNKDSNSIIKDRLSQTVRQNTKFFFDPVRKCNGQPVPFQQPKHFTGGVMRWYQVEGMEWLRMLWENGINGILADEMGLGKTVQCIATIALMIQRGVPGPFLVCGPLSTLPNWMAEFKRFAPDIPTMLYHGTQEERQKLVRNIYKRKGTLQIHPVVITSFEIAMRDRNALQHCYWKYLIVDEGHRIKNMKCRLIRELKRFNADNKLLLTGTPLQNNLSELWSLLNFLLPDVFDDLKSFESWFDITSLSETAEDIIAKEREQNVLHMLHQILTPFLLRRLKSDVALEVPPKREVVVYAPLSKKQEIFYTAIVNRTIANMFGSSEKETVELSPTGRPKRRTRKSINYSKIDDFPNELEKLISQIQPEVDRERTVVEVNIPVESEVNLKLQNIMMLLRKCCNHPYLIEYPIDPVTQEFKIDEELVTNSGKFLILDRMLPELKKRGHKVLLFSQMTSMLDILMDYCHLRDFNFSRLDGSMSYSEREKNMHSFNMDPEVFIFLVSTRAGGLGINLTAADTVIIYDSDWNPQSDLQAQDRCHRIGQTKPVVVYRLVTANTVDQKIVERAAAKRKLEKLIIHKNHFKGGQSGLNLSKNFLDPKELMELLKSRDYEREIKGSREKVISDKDLELLLDRSDLIDQMNASGPIKEKMGIFKILENSEDSSPECLF, encoded by the exons GATGAAAACTCCTCTACTAATCTCTGTGTagaaaatcttcagaaaaataaagattcgAATAGTATAATTAAAGATAGATTGTCTCAAACGGTTAGGCAGAATACTAAATTCTTTTTTGACCCAGTCCGGAAGTGTAATGGTCAGCCAGTACCTTTTCAACAACCAAAGCACTTCACAGGAGGAGTGATGCGATGGTACCAAGTAGAAGGCATGGAATGGCTTAGG ATGCTTTGGGAAAACGGAATTAATGGCATTTTAGCAGATGAAATGGGATTGGGTAAGACAGTTCAGTGCATTGCTACTATTGCATTGATGATTCAGAGAGGAGTACCAGGACCTTTTCTTGTCTGTGGCCCTTTGTCTACACTTCCTAACTGGATGGCTGAGTTCAAAAGATTTGCACCAGAT ATTCCTACAATGTTATATCATGGAACCCAGGAGGAACGTCAAAAATTggtaagaaatatttacaaacgGAAAGGGACTCTGCAAATTCATCCTGTGGTAATCACGTCATTTGAAATAGCCATGAGAGACCGAAATGCGTTACAG CATTGCTATTGGAAATACTTAATAGTAGATGAAGGACACAGGATTAAGAATATGAAGTGCCGTCTAATCAGGGAGTTAAAACGATTCAATGCTGATAACAAACTTCTTTTGACTGGTACTCCCTTGCAAAACAATTTATCAGAACTTTGGTCATTGCTAAACTTTTTGTTGCCAGATGTATTTGATGACTTGAAAAG CTTTGAGTCTTGGTTTGACATCACTAGTCTTTCTGAAACTGCTGAAGATATTATTGCTAAAGAAAGAGAGCAGAATGTATTGCATATGCTGCACCag attttaacaCCTTTCTTATTGAGAAGACTGAAGTCTGATGTTGCTCTTGAAGTTCCTCCTAAACGAGAAGTAGTTGTTTATGCTCCACTTTCAAAGAAGCAGGAGATCTTTTATACAGCCATTGTGAACCGTACAATTGCAAACATGTTTGGATCCAGTGAG AAAGAAACAGTTGAGTTAAGCCCTACTGGTCGACCAAAACGACGAActagaaaatcaataaattacaGCAAAATAGATGATTTCCCTAATGAATTGGAAAAATTGATCAGTCAGATACAGCCAGAGGTGGACCGAGAAAG AACTGTTGTGGAAGTGAATATCCCTGTAGAATCTGAAGTTAATCTGAAGCTGCAGAATATAATGATGCTACTTCGTAAATGTTGCAATCATCCATATTTGATTGAGTATCCTATAGACCCTGTTACACAAGAGTTTAAG atCGATGAAGAATTGGTAACAAATTCTGGGAAATTCTTAATTTTGGATCGAATGCTACCAGAACTAAAAAAAAGAGGTCACAAG GTGCTGCTTTTTTCACAAATGACAAGCATGTTGGACATTTTGATGGATTACTGCCATCTCAGAGATTTCAACTTCAGCAGGCTTGATGGGTCCATGTCTtactcagagagagaaaaaaac ATGCACAGCTTCAACATGGATCCAGAGGTATTTATCTTCTTAGTGAGTACACGAGCTGGTGGCCTGGGCATTAATCTGACTGCAGCAGATACAGTTATCATTTATGATAGTGATTGG aACCCCCAGTCGGATCTTCAGGCCCAGGATAGATGCCATAGAATTGGTCAGACAAAGCCAGTTGTTGTTTATCGCCTGGTTACAGCAAATACTGTTGATCAGAAAATTGTGGAAAGAGCAGCTGCTAAAAGGAAACTGGAAAAGCTGATCATCCATAAAA aTCATTTCAAAGGTGGTCAGTCTGGATTAAATCTGTCTAAGAATTTCTTAGATCCTAAGGAATTAATGGAATTATTAAAATCTAGAGATTATGAAAg gGAAATAAAAGGATCAAGAGAGAAGGTCATTAGTGATAAAGATCTAGAGTTGTTGTTAGATCGAAGTGATCTTATTG ATCAAATGAATGCTTCAGGACCAATTAAAGAGAAGATGGGGATATTCAAGATACTAGAAAATTCTGAAGATTCCAGTCCTGAATGTTTGTTTTAA
- the HELLS gene encoding lymphoid-specific helicase isoform X9: MRYSFESWFDITSLSETAEDIIAKEREQNVLHMLHQILTPFLLRRLKSDVALEVPPKREVVVYAPLSKKQEIFYTAIVNRTIANMFGSSEKETVELSPTGRPKRRTRKSINYSKIDDFPNELEKLISQIQPEVDRERTVVEVNIPVESEVNLKLQNIMMLLRKCCNHPYLIEYPIDPVTQEFKIDEELVTNSGKFLILDRMLPELKKRGHKVLLFSQMTSMLDILMDYCHLRDFNFSRLDGSMSYSEREKNMHSFNMDPEVFIFLVSTRAGGLGINLTAADTVIIYDSDWNPQSDLQAQDRCHRIGQTKPVVVYRLVTANTVDQKIVERAAAKRKLEKLIIHKNHFKGGQSGLNLSKNFLDPKELMELLKSRDYEREIKGSREKVISDKDLELLLDRSDLIDQMNASGPIKEKMGIFKILENSEDSSPECLF; the protein is encoded by the exons ATGCGTTACAG CTTTGAGTCTTGGTTTGACATCACTAGTCTTTCTGAAACTGCTGAAGATATTATTGCTAAAGAAAGAGAGCAGAATGTATTGCATATGCTGCACCag attttaacaCCTTTCTTATTGAGAAGACTGAAGTCTGATGTTGCTCTTGAAGTTCCTCCTAAACGAGAAGTAGTTGTTTATGCTCCACTTTCAAAGAAGCAGGAGATCTTTTATACAGCCATTGTGAACCGTACAATTGCAAACATGTTTGGATCCAGTGAG AAAGAAACAGTTGAGTTAAGCCCTACTGGTCGACCAAAACGACGAActagaaaatcaataaattacaGCAAAATAGATGATTTCCCTAATGAATTGGAAAAATTGATCAGTCAGATACAGCCAGAGGTGGACCGAGAAAG AACTGTTGTGGAAGTGAATATCCCTGTAGAATCTGAAGTTAATCTGAAGCTGCAGAATATAATGATGCTACTTCGTAAATGTTGCAATCATCCATATTTGATTGAGTATCCTATAGACCCTGTTACACAAGAGTTTAAG atCGATGAAGAATTGGTAACAAATTCTGGGAAATTCTTAATTTTGGATCGAATGCTACCAGAACTAAAAAAAAGAGGTCACAAG GTGCTGCTTTTTTCACAAATGACAAGCATGTTGGACATTTTGATGGATTACTGCCATCTCAGAGATTTCAACTTCAGCAGGCTTGATGGGTCCATGTCTtactcagagagagaaaaaaac ATGCACAGCTTCAACATGGATCCAGAGGTATTTATCTTCTTAGTGAGTACACGAGCTGGTGGCCTGGGCATTAATCTGACTGCAGCAGATACAGTTATCATTTATGATAGTGATTGG aACCCCCAGTCGGATCTTCAGGCCCAGGATAGATGCCATAGAATTGGTCAGACAAAGCCAGTTGTTGTTTATCGCCTGGTTACAGCAAATACTGTTGATCAGAAAATTGTGGAAAGAGCAGCTGCTAAAAGGAAACTGGAAAAGCTGATCATCCATAAAA aTCATTTCAAAGGTGGTCAGTCTGGATTAAATCTGTCTAAGAATTTCTTAGATCCTAAGGAATTAATGGAATTATTAAAATCTAGAGATTATGAAAg gGAAATAAAAGGATCAAGAGAGAAGGTCATTAGTGATAAAGATCTAGAGTTGTTGTTAGATCGAAGTGATCTTATTG ATCAAATGAATGCTTCAGGACCAATTAAAGAGAAGATGGGGATATTCAAGATACTAGAAAATTCTGAAGATTCCAGTCCTGAATGTTTGTTTTAA
- the HELLS gene encoding lymphoid-specific helicase isoform X6: MRKKRGREDESYNISEVMSKEEILSVAKKNKKENEDENSSTNLCVENLQKNKDSNSIIKDRLSQTVRQNTKFFFDPVRKCNGQPVPFQQPKHFTGGVMRWYQVEGMEWLRMLWENGINGILADEMGLGKTVQCIATIALMIQRGVPGPFLVCGPLSTLPNWMAEFKRFAPDIPTMLYHGTQEERQKLVRNIYKRKGTLQIHPVVITSFEIAMRDRNALQHCYWKYLIVDEGHRIKNMKCRLIRELKRFNADNKLLLTGTPLQNNLSELWSLLNFLLPDVFDDLKSFESWFDITSLSETAEDIIAKEREQNVLHMLHQILTPFLLRRLKSDVALEVPPKREVVVYAPLSKKQEIFYTAIVNRTIANMFGSSEKETVELSPTGRPKRRTRKSINYSKIDDFPNELEKLISQIQPEVDRERTVVEVNIPVESEVNLKLQNIMMLLRKCCNHPYLIEYPIDPVTQEFKIDEELVTNSGKFLILDRMLPELKKRGHKVLLFSQMTSMLDILMDYCHLRDFNFSRLDGSMSYSEREKNMHSFNMDPEVFIFLVSTRAGGLGINLTAADTVIIYDSDWNPQSDLQAQDRCHRIGQTKPVVVYRLVTANTVDQKIVERAAAKRKLEKLIIHKNHFKGGQSGLNLSKNFLDPKELMELLKSRDYEREIKGSREKVISDKDLELLLDRSDLIDQMNASGPIKEKMGIFKILENSEDSSPECLF; this comes from the exons GATGAAAACTCCTCTACTAATCTCTGTGTagaaaatcttcagaaaaataaagattcgAATAGTATAATTAAAGATAGATTGTCTCAAACGGTTAGGCAGAATACTAAATTCTTTTTTGACCCAGTCCGGAAGTGTAATGGTCAGCCAGTACCTTTTCAACAACCAAAGCACTTCACAGGAGGAGTGATGCGATGGTACCAAGTAGAAGGCATGGAATGGCTTAGG ATGCTTTGGGAAAACGGAATTAATGGCATTTTAGCAGATGAAATGGGATTGGGTAAGACAGTTCAGTGCATTGCTACTATTGCATTGATGATTCAGAGAGGAGTACCAGGACCTTTTCTTGTCTGTGGCCCTTTGTCTACACTTCCTAACTGGATGGCTGAGTTCAAAAGATTTGCACCAGAT ATTCCTACAATGTTATATCATGGAACCCAGGAGGAACGTCAAAAATTggtaagaaatatttacaaacgGAAAGGGACTCTGCAAATTCATCCTGTGGTAATCACGTCATTTGAAATAGCCATGAGAGACCGAAATGCGTTACAG CATTGCTATTGGAAATACTTAATAGTAGATGAAGGACACAGGATTAAGAATATGAAGTGCCGTCTAATCAGGGAGTTAAAACGATTCAATGCTGATAACAAACTTCTTTTGACTGGTACTCCCTTGCAAAACAATTTATCAGAACTTTGGTCATTGCTAAACTTTTTGTTGCCAGATGTATTTGATGACTTGAAAAG CTTTGAGTCTTGGTTTGACATCACTAGTCTTTCTGAAACTGCTGAAGATATTATTGCTAAAGAAAGAGAGCAGAATGTATTGCATATGCTGCACCag attttaacaCCTTTCTTATTGAGAAGACTGAAGTCTGATGTTGCTCTTGAAGTTCCTCCTAAACGAGAAGTAGTTGTTTATGCTCCACTTTCAAAGAAGCAGGAGATCTTTTATACAGCCATTGTGAACCGTACAATTGCAAACATGTTTGGATCCAGTGAG AAAGAAACAGTTGAGTTAAGCCCTACTGGTCGACCAAAACGACGAActagaaaatcaataaattacaGCAAAATAGATGATTTCCCTAATGAATTGGAAAAATTGATCAGTCAGATACAGCCAGAGGTGGACCGAGAAAG AACTGTTGTGGAAGTGAATATCCCTGTAGAATCTGAAGTTAATCTGAAGCTGCAGAATATAATGATGCTACTTCGTAAATGTTGCAATCATCCATATTTGATTGAGTATCCTATAGACCCTGTTACACAAGAGTTTAAG atCGATGAAGAATTGGTAACAAATTCTGGGAAATTCTTAATTTTGGATCGAATGCTACCAGAACTAAAAAAAAGAGGTCACAAG GTGCTGCTTTTTTCACAAATGACAAGCATGTTGGACATTTTGATGGATTACTGCCATCTCAGAGATTTCAACTTCAGCAGGCTTGATGGGTCCATGTCTtactcagagagagaaaaaaac ATGCACAGCTTCAACATGGATCCAGAGGTATTTATCTTCTTAGTGAGTACACGAGCTGGTGGCCTGGGCATTAATCTGACTGCAGCAGATACAGTTATCATTTATGATAGTGATTGG aACCCCCAGTCGGATCTTCAGGCCCAGGATAGATGCCATAGAATTGGTCAGACAAAGCCAGTTGTTGTTTATCGCCTGGTTACAGCAAATACTGTTGATCAGAAAATTGTGGAAAGAGCAGCTGCTAAAAGGAAACTGGAAAAGCTGATCATCCATAAAA aTCATTTCAAAGGTGGTCAGTCTGGATTAAATCTGTCTAAGAATTTCTTAGATCCTAAGGAATTAATGGAATTATTAAAATCTAGAGATTATGAAAg gGAAATAAAAGGATCAAGAGAGAAGGTCATTAGTGATAAAGATCTAGAGTTGTTGTTAGATCGAAGTGATCTTATTG ATCAAATGAATGCTTCAGGACCAATTAAAGAGAAGATGGGGATATTCAAGATACTAGAAAATTCTGAAGATTCCAGTCCTGAATGTTTGTTTTAA